A genome region from Vicinamibacteria bacterium includes the following:
- a CDS encoding ABC transporter substrate-binding protein yields the protein MKAVVTAVCLLVVACSSQRKPGERRVAVIAVGNDPGHFNPGITTAAHVHAVADSLFNGLVALDEERNPLPDLATRWEIKDEARTYVFHLASGVRWHDGAPFGSKDVAFTFEHVLLRFHSRTRAGLAGNLESIDTPDDRTVIFRFAEPYAPLLQRLDVTEAPILPAHRYADGDVERHPANLAPVGTGPFRFSSHQPDDRIVLVRNDDYFKPGLPRLDELVFRIIPDESTQLLALRNGEVDYVGSVRPSDVKRLRASLGGFTVVGAASGPGGSNCVMTWIFNLERRPLDDVRVRHAFAHAIDRGQIVERVLFGEGDVPSAPIARGIPWAQAEGMLQRYDLDPARAEGLFREAGWHERSIDIVLFPTFIKYGEILQQQLAEVGVTLEIRALDRAAAVETVYTDRDFDTALVSYCQGVDPDIGVRRLYDSSSIGPVPFSNAAAYRNAEVDALFERAAKRQDRAERGALYHRVQEIVSEDLPYWWLVETRNLTAYRSAFRDFAPWSGQFAERARSATVSSDP from the coding sequence ATGAAAGCTGTGGTCACGGCGGTTTGTCTATTGGTCGTGGCATGTTCCTCGCAGCGCAAACCTGGGGAAAGACGCGTTGCCGTCATTGCGGTCGGAAACGATCCGGGTCACTTCAACCCCGGCATCACTACGGCGGCACATGTCCATGCGGTGGCCGATTCTCTCTTCAACGGCCTCGTGGCCCTCGACGAGGAACGCAATCCGTTGCCCGACCTCGCGACACGCTGGGAGATCAAGGACGAGGCTCGCACGTACGTTTTTCACCTCGCGTCGGGTGTCCGCTGGCATGATGGAGCTCCCTTTGGCTCCAAGGACGTCGCGTTCACTTTCGAGCACGTGCTCTTGCGCTTTCATTCGCGCACCCGTGCCGGACTCGCAGGAAACCTGGAGTCGATCGATACCCCTGACGACCGGACTGTCATATTCCGGTTCGCCGAGCCATACGCTCCGCTTCTCCAGCGGCTCGATGTCACCGAGGCCCCGATCCTGCCGGCACACCGATACGCGGATGGGGATGTCGAGAGACACCCCGCGAATCTTGCGCCCGTCGGAACTGGTCCCTTTCGCTTCTCTTCTCACCAGCCGGACGACCGCATCGTACTGGTGAGAAACGACGATTACTTCAAGCCTGGTCTACCTCGTCTCGATGAGCTCGTTTTCCGAATCATCCCCGACGAAAGCACGCAGCTCCTCGCGCTTCGAAACGGTGAAGTCGATTACGTCGGCTCGGTACGTCCATCGGATGTGAAACGGCTTCGCGCGAGTCTTGGTGGCTTCACCGTGGTCGGGGCAGCGAGCGGGCCGGGAGGAAGCAACTGCGTAATGACCTGGATCTTCAATCTCGAGCGCAGGCCCCTCGACGATGTTCGCGTCCGCCACGCTTTCGCCCATGCGATCGACCGCGGGCAAATCGTCGAACGCGTCCTGTTCGGGGAGGGCGACGTGCCTTCGGCCCCAATCGCCCGCGGTATCCCCTGGGCGCAGGCCGAGGGCATGCTGCAGAGATACGATCTCGATCCGGCGCGGGCGGAAGGACTGTTTCGAGAGGCCGGCTGGCACGAGCGCTCGATCGATATCGTCCTTTTCCCCACGTTCATCAAGTACGGCGAGATCCTGCAACAGCAGCTCGCGGAGGTCGGCGTCACCCTCGAGATCCGCGCGCTCGATCGGGCGGCTGCCGTCGAGACGGTGTACACCGATCGGGATTTCGACACCGCACTCGTTTCCTACTGCCAGGGCGTGGATCCGGATATCGGGGTTCGACGCTTGTACGATTCGTCGAGCATAGGGCCTGTTCCGTTCTCTAACGCCGCTGCCTATCGCAATGCCGAGGTCGATGCTCTCTTCGAACGGGCCGCGAAGCGCCAGGACCGTGCCGAACGAGGGGCGCTTTATCATCGCGTGCAAGAAATCGTTTCCGAGGATCTCCCCTATTGGTGGCTCGTGGAAACGAGAAATCTGACGGCCTACCGTTCCGCGTTTCGGGACTTTGCGCCGTGGAGCGGCCAGTTCGCCGAGCGAGCGCGCAGCGCGACCGTGAGCTCAGACCCGTGA
- a CDS encoding helix-turn-helix domain-containing protein, which translates to MSDVMTLREVASLLKVHPNTVYRLARSGRLPAFKTGTDWRFQRVAVESWMRSPSRHGDSSSSDEVFHLVYWMLSQGFSLTLTPGELTLLLDCTPRIVKRSLDVLSRRGWVGIAQGRVALTPEGIGEAHRRFGARGQPTSGHESVRMFAERHGRP; encoded by the coding sequence GTGTCCGATGTAATGACGCTGCGCGAGGTGGCGTCCCTCCTGAAAGTTCACCCCAACACTGTTTACCGTCTCGCCCGAAGCGGACGGTTGCCCGCCTTCAAAACGGGAACCGACTGGCGCTTCCAGCGAGTCGCGGTCGAATCTTGGATGCGGTCGCCTTCGCGTCACGGGGATTCGAGCTCCTCAGATGAGGTTTTCCACCTCGTATACTGGATGCTGAGCCAGGGGTTCTCTCTGACTTTGACACCGGGCGAGCTGACCCTCCTCCTGGACTGTACCCCTCGAATCGTGAAGCGTTCGCTGGACGTTTTGTCGCGACGCGGGTGGGTTGGGATCGCCCAGGGTCGGGTGGCGCTCACCCCCGAGGGCATCGGCGAAGCGCACCGCCGTTTCGGCGCCCGCGGGCAACCGACGTCGGGACACGAGTCGGTGCGGATGTTTGCCGAGCGGCACGGGCGCCCATGA